In Solanum lycopersicum chromosome 5, SLM_r2.1, the following are encoded in one genomic region:
- the LOC101267602 gene encoding uncharacterized protein isoform X2, translating to MEKQCCFISFVVKKAGSVLDHPFPDSGPAVGSKRSVRDRLGSIADSTTEFNNKRQRGNGSRLGSSGIEDGRLGKDDLRYKILRKAALDRGQSNGQQNGVDLRDFLSRPAQSSTAKPSSRQHIPDQRDNRRRVPEPRDSRARVPEPRDNRARVPEARDNRPRVPDQRDDRQHMLHSRGSREYLPEIKDSRQYMPEGRDFRGHHPELKDDRYNTPESRNVSILGRAPLARNADALPMMDSIRNSYSPWTLDRLRRTSPDGVHSSSRGISPPRRGEELQRRPPVTPYDDPRLSSYTRKDVSELSRPMTSTGYLSNSSQPAGPGKTVAPLRAPIPQSRSLVQKSSYAVEDQPTVDSFLHSLGLEKYAIHFKAEEVDLYSLKQMGDNDLKELGVPMGPRKKILLALASRARRQV from the exons GTGGTAAAGAAGGCAGGATCTGTATTAGATCATCCCTTTCCTGATTCAGGGCCAGCAGTTGGGAGTAAACGGTCTGTCAGAGATAGACTAGGTAGCATTGCAGATTCAACTACTGAATTCAATAATAAACG TCAGCGAGGAAATGGAAGTAGATTGGGCTCTAGTGGCATTGAAG ATGGGCGGCTTGGTAAAGATGACCTGCGATATAAAATCTTGCGGAAAGCTGCGCTTGACCGAGGTCAAAGCAATGGCCAGCAGAATGGGGTGGACCTTCGTGATTTCCTATCAAGGCCTGCTCAGTCTTCAACAGCAAAACCTAGTTCACGGCAGCACATACCTGATCAGAGGGATAATAGACGACGAGTACCTGAGCCGAGGGATAGTAGAGCACGGGTACCTGAGCCAAGGGATAATAGAGCACGAGTACCTGAGGCAAGGGATAATAGACCACGAGTACCTGATCAAAGGGATGATAGACAGCATATGCTTCATTCAAGAGGTTCTAGAGAATATTTGCCTGAAATCAAAGATTCAAGACAGTACATGCCTGAAGGCAGGGACTTTAGAGGGCACCATCCGGAGCTAAAGGATGATAGGTACAATACACCCGAGTCAAGGAATGTGAGCATACTGGGACGAGCTCCCTTGGCAAGAAATGCAGATGCTTTACCCATGATGGACTCAATAAGGAATTCTTATTCCCCGTGGACACTGGATCGTTTAAGGCGAACATCACCAGATGGAGTTCATAGTTCTTCTAGAGGTATTTCACCACCAAGGAGAGGGGAGGAACTGCAGAGAAGACCTCCAGTGACGCCTTATGATGACCCTCGACTCAGTTCATACACAAGGAAAGATGTCTCTGAGCTTTCACGCCCCATGACTTCTACAGGTTACCTGTCAAATTCATCCCAACCTGCCGGGCCTGGAAAGACTGTTGCACCATTGCGTGCCCCAATCCCTCAATCGCGGAGTCTAGTGCAGAAAAGTTCATATGCA GTTGAGGATCAACCTACTGTTGATAGCTTTTTGCACTCGTTGGGTCTAGAGAAATATGCTATCCATTTCAAGGCTGAGGAA GTGGATTTGTATTCACTGAAGCAGATGGGTGACAATGATCTGAAAGAGTTGGGAGTACCCATG GGTCCGAGAAAAAAAATTCTGCTTGCATTAGCATCTCGTGCCAGGAGACAAGTATGA
- the LOC101267602 gene encoding uncharacterized protein isoform X1, which yields MAEPSSSRITITLGRSGQVVKKAGSVLDHPFPDSGPAVGSKRSVRDRLGSIADSTTEFNNKRQRGNGSRLGSSGIEDGRLGKDDLRYKILRKAALDRGQSNGQQNGVDLRDFLSRPAQSSTAKPSSRQHIPDQRDNRRRVPEPRDSRARVPEPRDNRARVPEARDNRPRVPDQRDDRQHMLHSRGSREYLPEIKDSRQYMPEGRDFRGHHPELKDDRYNTPESRNVSILGRAPLARNADALPMMDSIRNSYSPWTLDRLRRTSPDGVHSSSRGISPPRRGEELQRRPPVTPYDDPRLSSYTRKDVSELSRPMTSTGYLSNSSQPAGPGKTVAPLRAPIPQSRSLVQKSSYAVEDQPTVDSFLHSLGLEKYAIHFKAEEVDLYSLKQMGDNDLKELGVPMGPRKKILLALASRARRQV from the exons GTGGTAAAGAAGGCAGGATCTGTATTAGATCATCCCTTTCCTGATTCAGGGCCAGCAGTTGGGAGTAAACGGTCTGTCAGAGATAGACTAGGTAGCATTGCAGATTCAACTACTGAATTCAATAATAAACG TCAGCGAGGAAATGGAAGTAGATTGGGCTCTAGTGGCATTGAAG ATGGGCGGCTTGGTAAAGATGACCTGCGATATAAAATCTTGCGGAAAGCTGCGCTTGACCGAGGTCAAAGCAATGGCCAGCAGAATGGGGTGGACCTTCGTGATTTCCTATCAAGGCCTGCTCAGTCTTCAACAGCAAAACCTAGTTCACGGCAGCACATACCTGATCAGAGGGATAATAGACGACGAGTACCTGAGCCGAGGGATAGTAGAGCACGGGTACCTGAGCCAAGGGATAATAGAGCACGAGTACCTGAGGCAAGGGATAATAGACCACGAGTACCTGATCAAAGGGATGATAGACAGCATATGCTTCATTCAAGAGGTTCTAGAGAATATTTGCCTGAAATCAAAGATTCAAGACAGTACATGCCTGAAGGCAGGGACTTTAGAGGGCACCATCCGGAGCTAAAGGATGATAGGTACAATACACCCGAGTCAAGGAATGTGAGCATACTGGGACGAGCTCCCTTGGCAAGAAATGCAGATGCTTTACCCATGATGGACTCAATAAGGAATTCTTATTCCCCGTGGACACTGGATCGTTTAAGGCGAACATCACCAGATGGAGTTCATAGTTCTTCTAGAGGTATTTCACCACCAAGGAGAGGGGAGGAACTGCAGAGAAGACCTCCAGTGACGCCTTATGATGACCCTCGACTCAGTTCATACACAAGGAAAGATGTCTCTGAGCTTTCACGCCCCATGACTTCTACAGGTTACCTGTCAAATTCATCCCAACCTGCCGGGCCTGGAAAGACTGTTGCACCATTGCGTGCCCCAATCCCTCAATCGCGGAGTCTAGTGCAGAAAAGTTCATATGCA GTTGAGGATCAACCTACTGTTGATAGCTTTTTGCACTCGTTGGGTCTAGAGAAATATGCTATCCATTTCAAGGCTGAGGAA GTGGATTTGTATTCACTGAAGCAGATGGGTGACAATGATCTGAAAGAGTTGGGAGTACCCATG GGTCCGAGAAAAAAAATTCTGCTTGCATTAGCATCTCGTGCCAGGAGACAAGTATGA
- the LOC101267602 gene encoding uncharacterized protein isoform X3 has product MVVKKAGSVLDHPFPDSGPAVGSKRSVRDRLGSIADSTTEFNNKRQRGNGSRLGSSGIEDGRLGKDDLRYKILRKAALDRGQSNGQQNGVDLRDFLSRPAQSSTAKPSSRQHIPDQRDNRRRVPEPRDSRARVPEPRDNRARVPEARDNRPRVPDQRDDRQHMLHSRGSREYLPEIKDSRQYMPEGRDFRGHHPELKDDRYNTPESRNVSILGRAPLARNADALPMMDSIRNSYSPWTLDRLRRTSPDGVHSSSRGISPPRRGEELQRRPPVTPYDDPRLSSYTRKDVSELSRPMTSTGYLSNSSQPAGPGKTVAPLRAPIPQSRSLVQKSSYAVEDQPTVDSFLHSLGLEKYAIHFKAEEVDLYSLKQMGDNDLKELGVPMGPRKKILLALASRARRQV; this is encoded by the exons GTGGTAAAGAAGGCAGGATCTGTATTAGATCATCCCTTTCCTGATTCAGGGCCAGCAGTTGGGAGTAAACGGTCTGTCAGAGATAGACTAGGTAGCATTGCAGATTCAACTACTGAATTCAATAATAAACG TCAGCGAGGAAATGGAAGTAGATTGGGCTCTAGTGGCATTGAAG ATGGGCGGCTTGGTAAAGATGACCTGCGATATAAAATCTTGCGGAAAGCTGCGCTTGACCGAGGTCAAAGCAATGGCCAGCAGAATGGGGTGGACCTTCGTGATTTCCTATCAAGGCCTGCTCAGTCTTCAACAGCAAAACCTAGTTCACGGCAGCACATACCTGATCAGAGGGATAATAGACGACGAGTACCTGAGCCGAGGGATAGTAGAGCACGGGTACCTGAGCCAAGGGATAATAGAGCACGAGTACCTGAGGCAAGGGATAATAGACCACGAGTACCTGATCAAAGGGATGATAGACAGCATATGCTTCATTCAAGAGGTTCTAGAGAATATTTGCCTGAAATCAAAGATTCAAGACAGTACATGCCTGAAGGCAGGGACTTTAGAGGGCACCATCCGGAGCTAAAGGATGATAGGTACAATACACCCGAGTCAAGGAATGTGAGCATACTGGGACGAGCTCCCTTGGCAAGAAATGCAGATGCTTTACCCATGATGGACTCAATAAGGAATTCTTATTCCCCGTGGACACTGGATCGTTTAAGGCGAACATCACCAGATGGAGTTCATAGTTCTTCTAGAGGTATTTCACCACCAAGGAGAGGGGAGGAACTGCAGAGAAGACCTCCAGTGACGCCTTATGATGACCCTCGACTCAGTTCATACACAAGGAAAGATGTCTCTGAGCTTTCACGCCCCATGACTTCTACAGGTTACCTGTCAAATTCATCCCAACCTGCCGGGCCTGGAAAGACTGTTGCACCATTGCGTGCCCCAATCCCTCAATCGCGGAGTCTAGTGCAGAAAAGTTCATATGCA GTTGAGGATCAACCTACTGTTGATAGCTTTTTGCACTCGTTGGGTCTAGAGAAATATGCTATCCATTTCAAGGCTGAGGAA GTGGATTTGTATTCACTGAAGCAGATGGGTGACAATGATCTGAAAGAGTTGGGAGTACCCATG GGTCCGAGAAAAAAAATTCTGCTTGCATTAGCATCTCGTGCCAGGAGACAAGTATGA